The Brassica napus cultivar Da-Ae unplaced genomic scaffold, Da-Ae ScsIHWf_30;HRSCAF=58, whole genome shotgun sequence genome has a segment encoding these proteins:
- the LOC125603211 gene encoding meiosis-specific protein ASY2-like: protein MSSSHRLTREQKGKGAVSSRDSGDIHHEAMMDTGNMDLSQRLLVSEAREQFRGDDDGQEAVDASIVPISYYPGNIFAEESPLEVWRIRPSVVDGQNWSNVERTKSTVESVEALLRDLNAHGVSFIVPKRDQRPWSPPKGYQCIYESYFRSDTKLWFPIPRIVTAYAFRRGVALSQLMNGFLRLMVVLSVIAAEAGTSMSVRSFEELTSVSISDDGLVSTRMRPNYNVVTGYPTKTSDWQRSYFYVKSNRSAFEEPPKSGYRVLWNAEMVGHPNLATYPEDWKESARIVALQKQDHWEDFTRERIQRSIDQIASQRWISNLLPLVNQSTSKRLSLFTQAEQKEINRAKTMKQLPDLSLIVAEKIGAKRGASGSRVGPSGLEAVEATPIAAEQTRTGGSSKKSKKKAEDPKESSEPGQTGADGSSKKGGKKRKAGDLPAEDAPKKKKMKKKELAMPRSSSVCEEELQALVPEAIPEVGTSEDDENETIALRRRRRESRVTEEVSRGTLAGDLPSTEVPRGISTLGGQRDRSRNESPAHVTEGSETRVSGRPKETPADEFRFEFNRELPLACYPEDCARLLRLVKGGPDQLPSVGDLIFKDEYEHASCSSVKSHGDWNVLVGKYDTALRRAREQIRESEEAKKKAEEALRVSSREKAEAIAREKSLRKAFDETRTSDAAELQMCKEAMNNLEFVVDKQRKEKADLEAKMAAELLRHSEEMDRLRKSRKYEVTHERVRVLIAMIAKAEKRFHRISLREDKRDKYDDARCLYSQAFGTRKCLEQIKASGVEIPQETIDFFIGQEKHYEEEAERLEVKEIPAEDLCLSPLVLESRFLIEEIWRQLDPFGSNINLIDSEAAIALRTPLRPEDPVEKPAQTAVSSNQPTDQDADLAKQTSAGAVVHKDGAVPTIVLTDSPAKASKNASSSASSSEDPEKGDDDPAGMPIADATAPAPAKFGRISGPGEKDGDGGKNLPAGDE, encoded by the exons ATGTCGTCATCTCATCGTTTGACGCGAGAACAAAAGGGAAAGGGGGCGGTCTCTTCTCGGGACTCCGGCGATATCCATCACGAAGCGATGATGGATACGGGGAATATGGATTTATCGCAGCGTCTCTTGGTCTCGGAAGCGAGAGAACAGTTCCGGGGTGACGACGACGGTCAAGAAGCGGTCGACGCCTCGATTGTCCCGATCAGCTACTACCCTGGGAACATCTTTGCTGAGGAGAGCCCCCTGGAGGTTTGGAGAATTCGACCTTCGGTCGTCGATGGACAAAATTGGTCCAACGTCGAGAGGACGAAGTCTACCGTGGAGTCGGTGGAAGCTCTCCTCCGAGATCTCAATGCACATGGGGTTTCGTTCATCGTTCCAAAACGGGATCAGAGGCCTTGGTCGCCTCCGAAGGGATATCAATGCATTTACGAATCGTATTTTCGGAGCGACACGAAGTTGTGGTTTCCAATTCCCCGAATTGTCACGGCTTACGCGTTTCGCAGAGGAGTCGCCTTAAGCCAGTTGATGAACGGTTTTCTTCGGTTAATGGTCGTTCTATCGGTGATCGCGGCTGAGGCAGGGACATCGATGAGTGTGAGGTCGTTTGAGGAGTTGACTTCAGTCTCAATTTCCGATGATGGGCTCGTCTCGACGAGGATGCGCCCAAATTATAACGTGGTCACGGGGTACCCGACCAAAACCTCAGACTGGCAGCGTTCGTATTTTTATGTGAAGTCGAACAGATCAGCGTTCGAGGAGCCTCCGAAGTCTGGTTATCGCGTTCTCTGGAATGCAGAGATGG TTGGTCATCCGAATCTCGCCACTTATCCCGAGGATTGGAAGGAGAGTGCTCGGATCGTTGCGCTGCAGAAGCAAGATCACTGGGAGGACTTTACTCGGGAGAGAATTCAAAGATCCATAGATCAAATTGCTAGTC AACGTTGGATCTCAAACTTGCTTCCCCTCGTCAATCAATCGACTTCGAAGAGACTATCCCTCTTTACTCAAGCTGAGCAGAAAGAGATCAACCGAGCCAAGACAATGAAGCAATTGCCCGACCTTAGCCTTATTGTGGCTGAAAAGATAGGCGCCAAGCGAGGCGCTTCTGGGAGCAGGGTTGGCCCTTCGGGGTTGGAAGCGGTAGAGGCGACCCCAATTGCTGCTGAGCAAACGCGTACTGGTGGCTCCTCGAAGAAAAGCAAGAAAAAGGCCGAGGATCCGAAGGAATCTTCTGAGCCCGGGCAAACTGGGGCAGACGGTTCCTCTAAAAAAGGGGGGAAGAAACGGAAAGCCGGAGATTTGCCCGCCGAGGACGCTcctaagaagaaaaagatgaagaagaaagaattgGCTATGCCCCGCTCATCCTCGGTCTGCGAAGAGGAACTTCAGGCTCTAGTTCCTGAAGCTATCCCTGAGGTTGGGACCTCGGAGGATGATGAGAATGAGACTATCGCCCTCCGCCGACGGAGACGGGAGAGTCGAGTCACCGAGGAGGTATCCCGTGGAACCTTGGCCGGTGATCTACCTTCTACTGAGGTTCCGAGGGGAATATCGACTTTGGGAGGACAGCGGGACCGCTCGAGGAATGAGTCCCCTGCTCATGTCACGGAGGGATCTGAGACCCGAGTATCCGGTCGCCCTAAGGAAACCCCGGCAGATGAGTTCAGATTCGAGTTTAACCGTGAGCTTCCGCTGGCTTGCTACCCGGAAGATTGTGCTCGCCTGTTACGGTTGGTCAAAGGCGGTCCCGATCAACTCCCTTCAGTGGGAGATCTCATCTTCAAAGATGAGTATGAGCACGCCTCTTGCTCGTCTGTAAAG AGCCACGGCGACTGGAATGTTCTGGTCGGGAAGTATGACACAGCCCTTAGGCGGGCCAGAGAGCAGATCCGTGAGAGCGAAGAAGCCAAGAAGAAAGCGGAGGAGGCTCTTCGGGTGTCTTCGCGGGAAAAGGCTGAAGCCATTGCTCGGGAGAAATCTCTCAGGAAAGCGTTTGACGAGACGCGAACGTCTGATGCGGCTGAACTGCAGATGTGTAAGGAGGCGATGAACAATCTCGAGTTCGTGGTGGATAAGCAGCGGAAGGAAAAGGCTGATCTAGAGGCAAAAATGGCTGCGGAATTGCTAAGGCATTCCGAGGAGATGGACAGGCTTCGGAAATCTCGTAAATACGAGGTCACGCACGAGAGGGTTCGCGTGCTGATTGCCATGATCGCTAAAGCCGAGAAACGCTTTCACAGGATTTCCCTTCGTGAAGACAAAAGGGACAAATACGACGATGCTCGGTGTCTCTATAGTCAAGCCTTCGGGACGAGGAAATGTCTCGAGCAAATCAAGGCCTCTGGTGTTGAGATCCCGCAGGAAACCATCGACTTCTTCATCGGGCAAGAGAAGCACTACGAGGAAGAAGCAGAGCGTTTGGAGGTAAAGGagattccggcggaagatcttTGCCTTTCTCCGCTAGTGTTGGAGTCTCGATTTTTGATCGAGGAAATTTGGCGTCAGCTTGACCCGTTTGGGTCGAATATTAATCTGATCGATTCGGAGGCCGCTATTGCTCTGCGTACTCCTCTTCGTCCTGAAGATCCGGTGGAGAAGCCCGCTCAAACTGCTGTATCTTCCAACCAACCCACCGATCAAGATGCTGATCTCGCGAAGCAGACATCGGCGGGAGCGGTTGTTCACAAGGACGGGGCAGTGCCGACCATTGTGCTAACAGATTCCCCCGCTAAGGCGTCGAAGAATGCCAGCTCATCTGCTTCCTCGTCGGAAGACCCGGAGAAGGGTGACGATGATCCCGCGGGGATGCCTATTGCGGACGCGACTGCTCCAGCCCCAGCCAAATTTGGTCGCATCTCGGGTCCCGGAGAAAAAGACGGTGATGGTGGCAAGAACCTTCCCGCTGGTGACGAATAG